A stretch of DNA from Lotus japonicus ecotype B-129 chromosome 4, LjGifu_v1.2:
TTATTGCAGCATGGAGCTGTGTGTAATATCTCATATAACAGATATATGAAATTTgtcttttattgttaattttgATCATGTACTAAGATTGCAGAAGGGGAGCCTAGGCGCAATGGTAAAAGTTTGTTGCCATGTGACTGAGGTCACAGGTTCAAGCCCTCGAAACTGCCTCTTGTGTAAAAACAAGGGAAGATTGCGTACAATAGACCAAGTGGTCGGACCCTTCCCCGGACCCCGTGCATTGTGCACTGGGCTTCCCTTTATGTACTAAGATTGCAGTGATTGTTCAATACCTTATTTCGATTAGAAGTAAGGACAAAAACAGAGGTTGGAATTCATTTTCCATCCGTAAATTCAAACAAACTATAATTATGAAGttgattttattttcataaagagACATTATCTATGAACATGCATGTTGAATTTGAGTATTTGACTATATGGTTTGCCTAGATGACTTTGGGTTGCTGAAAATTTGTATCTCTGGTCATCTTAAATAAAGATTCTAAATCTACGATATGGAGTGACTCAAATTTGATTACAAATTTCCTTTTATCCATCAAAGTATTTTAACCTTTGATTAAATAGTTCCTTTTCTTCATTGCTTTCCTAATTTCCAGTCTATATTATACTATTTGTTTCACTTGCATGGTCGCGTTGCAGACTGTGTGATCATTGTGCTTATGAGTCATTAGTCATAGCTCATGATTGTGAGATGACATTATAGGTTTGTAAGAGGAGACCAATACGCTATTGCATTAGCTTTGCTAAATGAAGGAAAAGTTGTATTGGGTGTCTTGGCTTGCCCGAATCTTCCACTGGCATCCATTGCCTGTAATCAGCAGCATTCTACTTCTAATGAAGTTGGTTGTCTTTTCTTTGCTAAAGTTGGCGATGGAACATTTATGCAGGCAATGGATGGTTCTACACAGACTAGGGTTTGTGCTAATAAAATGTTGTTTTACTTGCCACTTTTGCTAATGTCGTTGTCAATTGTGCTATGACCAATTGTCTTGTTATCATCATCCAGGTGCATGTCAGTGCTATTGATAATCCAGAAGAGGCATCATTTTTTGAGTCTTTTGAAGCAGCGCACTCCTTACATGACTTGTCTAGCTCCATTGCAGAAGTAATGCTATTTCTATTTCTAACCATATGCCTTTTATTTTGTATTTCGAGATTTATTCTGCAGACATTACATGAGCATTATGAATTTGTGAGCAGAAACTTGGTGTTAAGGCACCGCCAGTCAGAATTGACAGCCAAGCAAAATATGGAGCTCTGTCCAGAGGAGATGGGGCTATATATCTGCGTTTCCCCCACAAAGGATACCGTGAAAAAATATGGGATCATGCTGCTGGTTGCATTGTTGTGACTGGTTTGTATTTTTTCCCCCTTGTTATGAATTTTTTCCTTCCATCCCATCCTCCAGCTATTGGGTCCAAGAAATTGGGCCAATCTGCCCTTAGTAAACATGGTCTGCTTAAAATAAGCAACAATAACTAACTAAGTAACTAACCAGACTTAGTCACAACTATCAGGTTTGGTTTTTATGTTTATTAATGCCTAATATGTAGGTTTACTTAAGGGCTGAAAATACTATCTTAGGATGTGgcttatttttttcaaatcctTACAGCTTATTTTTTTATGAACATACTGTTTAATAACAAAGTGTTTACATTAATTTATTGCTCTCTTTCTAGTAGTTTAAGTttatacttttaaaaaaattaaggacaTTAATTTATTGCTTTCtttgtaatatatttttataaaacctttttttttggaTTATTTTTATGCTATTGAATCCTATAGTGTGATTCCAAGGAACTCTTGATGTGATGTTTCTTTGATAAGTTCTAATCCATTTTCATCATTTAACAACTTCTCCATATTTGTTCTCTTGGCCGGacaatttttctttctttctaaatCCTCTTGTTTCTTTCTTACATCCATTCAGAATCTTTTTAACAATAAAGGAACCCGAATTTTGACTTATCTTGTATTAAATTTAAACATCATGATATAGCTTTCAGGGTTGAGTTACCCTCACTATGACATACGTTCTTCACATATTTAAgatacatgtgtatatatatgaTTTCAATCTCTCGTTACTTTTGATTTGTCTCTATTGGTTTTTTAGCACGGATGCTTGTTTAGTGTGTTTGGATACCAGTTCAGTGCAACGTGAACAGACTTTCATTTCAATCCATAAAAAAGAGTTCCGTTTACTTTTGTCTTCATATGCGTGCTAACGTCCATTTCCATGGTGACTAGACCAATGGAAATCCAAACATGTGTTGAgggtatttgaatttttttagaaGTTGCAGTTTTCGCTACATGCCCATAAGTCCTCAATGTTTATGATAATATTATACTCTCACCGATGAGTTATATATGCTGAACTCATATGTTGAGTTACATGCAGAAGATTGTGACTAATGTTAATGCGTTGCAATAGTTAGGTTCCTGCATAGGTTCTAAAAGGCTTAATGTTGAATGTGTCTTTTACTTCTAATCTGCTATTACATGATTGTTTGACAATTGAACTTCTGCAGAAGCTGGAGGTATTGTCAGCGATGCAGCCGGAAACCCTTTGGACTTCTCAAAAGGAAGGTTTCTTGATGTTGTTTCAGGTATCATTGTTACAAACCAGAAATTGATGCCATCACTTTTGAAAGCAGTTAAAGAAGCACTCAATGAGAAAGCATCTTCCTTGTGATTTCCGTTAAGCTTAGCATTCTACTACGCAGCTTTCAAACTTTGTTTTCAGCAGCTCCAGATATATGAACCTTCCTCACAATCATGCTAGATTACATTGAATATTCGGATTTTGAGGATATGATTTCATTGAACTCGTGTAGTAATCTAAAACTGAGTTTGTTTCGTATCAAAAGTCAACTTCAAAGCATGCAATTATCAACTCTTGAATACATCTTGAAAGACTATTGTTTTTACCATGGATAGTTCTCgtgaaaaataaatcaattgtTAATGAATAGCAACTCGTACATGGAACTTAGTTCACATAGACTTGAATCTGATGCCTCTGCTTAAGCTAGAACATCTTGCGTAACTTGATAATAATTGTGCAATACATGTAAGGTTACTATATATGCAATGGTTACCCATCTACTCTGTAAAAACGAGTAGCTTACGAGGGTGGGTTGGAAAACAACAATAAAAGTCTTATCCCACTAACTGGGTTTGTGTATGGACAAATTATAAAAGTGCAATGATAGAAGGACATGAAAATGGAGGGATTTAGATCCTCTCATGTTTTTTATGTTAAAGTTTGTTTATTCTTGTGTAAAATTTGTGAAACCATGTGAATATTTATGAGGGAATAGACTAAAAAACTCTAACATGAAAAAACATGATAAAATTTTAGCTGGTGTGTCATGAAATAATAAGATAGGTTAAAACGGAAATGTTATCTACACACCTTGAATAGTGTTCCTCTCCATTTCCACCTCTGCCCCATCACACCCTGCCCGATCAGCTTGCC
This window harbors:
- the LOC130711303 gene encoding SAL1 phosphatase-like encodes the protein MTMGTPIRLVRAGAVRVRSDWGFCESRIWKTTITVCDLSSRGRRRRPVSLSCCCSSLSSMPYEKELAAAKKAATLAARLCQKVQKALLQSDVHSKSDKSPVTVADYGSQTLVSLILERELPSEPFSLVAEEDSGDLREESGHDTLKRITELVNDTLANEGSNSFSTLTTDNVLRAIDNGKSEGGSVGRHWVLDPIDGTKGFVRGDQYAIALALLNEGKVVLGVLACPNLPLASIACNQQHSTSNEVGCLFFAKVGDGTFMQAMDGSTQTRVHVSAIDNPEEASFFESFEAAHSLHDLSSSIAEKLGVKAPPVRIDSQAKYGALSRGDGAIYLRFPHKGYREKIWDHAAGCIVVTEAGGIVSDAAGNPLDFSKGRFLDVVSGIIVTNQKLMPSLLKAVKEALNEKASSL